The genomic interval CCGGGAGGACGGCGAGCAACAGCGTCACGATGCCCGAGGAGACGAGCGACCATCCGAGCGTCGTTCGGTATGCCATACCCTCACTCGGAGTCGCGCACTGAAAGGCGCTGTCCCGCTCAACGTTTATTCGAGCGGGTCGCCTACCGCTCCCCATGTCCGACTCGTCGACACCGGTCGAGCAACGCGTCGGGGATCGACTGCGCGAGCGCGGGGAGACAGTCGCCGTGGCCGAGTCCTGTACCGGCGGCCTGGTGGGATCGCTCGTGACCGACGTACCCGGCTCCAGTGACTACTTCGACCGCTCTGTGGTGACCTACTCCTACGGTGCGAAACTGGACCTGCTGGCGGTCGCCCGAGAGACCCTGGACGACCACGGCGCCGTCTCGGAACCGGTCGCCGCGGAGATGGCTCGTGCGGTCAGGGACACCGCCGGGACCGACTGGGGTGTCGCCACGACCGGTGTCGCCGGTCCAGGCGGTGGCACGCCGGAGACGCCGGTCGGGACCGTCTACATCGCGGTCGCTCACGCCGCTCCCTGGGAGACGGGCGAGTCGGGCGTGCGCGTCGCCCACTACGAGTTCGACGGCGACCGGACGACGGTCAAAGCGCAGATCGCCAGGCAGGCGCTGTCCGACCTCCTCGACGCGGTCGAGGGCCAGTAGCAAGACCTTTCGGCGTCCCCTCCAACGGATTCCCCGTGAACAAACGCGGCCACGTGTTGAACGCCGTCCTGTTGAGTATCGGCCTGGGATACGTGCTGGACCCGTCGGGTGACTTCTCGACGTTCGCGAGGATGGCCGAGGTGTTCCTCCCGGTCGTGCTGGGGGCGCTGTTCCCCGACGTGGACACGGCCTTCGGCCGCCACCGGAAGACGCTGCACAACCTCCCCGTCCTCGCAATCTTCCTCGCACACCCGATCTACCACGCCGGCAACCTCCAGTGGGTGTGGCTCGGCGTCCTGACCCACTACGTGCTCGACTATCTCGGGTCGAAACGCGGGATCGCGCTCTTCTATCCCCTCTCCGACCAGGAGTTTGCCTTCCCCTGGGGCGTCGCGACGACCAGCGACTGGGCGGAGGGTGTGACCGTCGCCATCACCGTCGTCGAACTGCTGTTGGTCGCGGCGCTGGTCCACGTGCTCCCGCAGTATCTCCCGCCGGAGGTCACGCAACTGCTGGCCGAGAACACCGCGCTGGTCGCCTAGTAGACCTTGCAGTGGTCGAACCGGCCGCCGTAGGCGACGTGATCGGGGTGGGTCGGCTCCGTTCCCTGGAGCATCAAGCGGTCGAACTTCCCCCACGAGTTCTCGAAGCCCAGGTGCGCGAACTCCAGCGCACGGCGGGCGACGTGGCCCACCCCGTGCCGGTGAAACAGCCGCCGGGAGGCGTCGCTCCGGAACGCCTCCGCGAGTGCGTCGGCGTCGCCGACCGGCCGATCGAACGAGATCCAGGCCTCGCCGACGGTCCCGCGGAGGTGAGCGTAGGAGGAGGTGAACGTCTGGACCCCCGTCTCGTGGGCGATCTCGCGCGCCCGCTTGTTGTCCCAGGGGAGGTGTTTCGGGTTGTACACCTCGATCGCGTCGATCGTCTCGGCGTAGGTCCGGATCTCCTCGCGCCCGAGACTGACGTTCAGAAAGGTCGGGTGCGGGATCAACACGGCCGCTTCCTGGCGCTCGAGTTCGTCCATCGCCGCCTCCATCGTGATGAAGTCCGGAACCGGTTCGTCCAGTCCGATCGCGAGGATGTGTCGGCGGTGTTGCCAGGTCCCAGTGAACAGCTCCCGGGCGGGGATCACCGCGAGGTCGTCGTCGGAATAGCGGGCGGCTTCCTCACGGATGTCCGGCAGGCGCGTGAAGTGTGGCGCGTACACGATCGCGTCCAGCCCGCGGGCCTTCGCCCGCTCGACGACCCGCTCGTCGAGAATCTTGACGTGTACGTCGACGTTGAACCCCTCGCTCGTCACGCCGAGTACTCCTGCCGTCGCCACATTAGGGGTTTTCATTCGTCGCCCGCTATCGGTCAGCCCGCTGCCAGATCGGCCCGGCCGGGCAGTACGCTTATACGACCGGCTCGCGTCGCCTCCCACATGACGCGGTGGGAGTGCGCGATCGACGGCGACGACCGGCAGTTCGACAGCGTCGAGGACCTCATCGTCCACCAGTCGACAGACCACGAGCGGATCACCTGTCAGGTGTGTGGCACCGTGATCCCGGACGGCTACTTCGCCATCAAGCACGCCTTCGACGAACACTCCCGCGCCGAGTACGTCCGCGCCTACGACGCCTCCGCAGGCGACGTTCGCCGGCGCGAGAGCGTCAAAGAGGCAATCGAGGCCGCCGCCGACATGGGGACGGTCATCGACCGCCTGGAAAGCGGCGACGGGGCCTACTGACCCACGTTCTTCGACGGAGGCGAAAAATCCGGCCGACTCGCTCACGTCGTTCGCTCGCAGCCGGAGAGACAGGGGCGAATCTCGACTAGCGCTCTTCGGAGTCCAGCACCCGGATCTGGTCACCACGCACGGTGACCGGGATCGGGACCGTCGCCTCGTACAGCTCGACGGTCACCTGGTCTTTGCCCTCGTCGATCCGCTGGACCTGGGCCTTCTCGCCCTTGAACGGACCGGCGATGAGTTCGACGATGTCGCCCTCGGCGATCCCCTCCACGTCGGGTTTCGGCGAGAGGAAGTGCTCGACTTCGGCCATCGAGGACTCTCCCTGGACGACGCCGTTTGCGTGGGGGATCTCGTCGAGGATGCGGTCGAACACCGAGGCGTCGTCGGCCTCGACCATGACGTAGCTGGTCAGCGAGTCCGGCGCCAGCGCGGCGTGGATGCTCTCTTCCTCGCGGTTGATGATCATGTCGGCCACGGTGCGCTCCTGGCTGGCCGTGGTCTTGACTGCGTAGATTCCCATGTGTTTACACCGGCTTGCTGCCGGGGACGAATGTCATCACCGCGAAGATGATGAACCCGATCAGTCCCACGAGTACGATACCCGCGCCGGCGATCTTCGCGATCTGTGAGAACTCGTCCCACTCCGGCGTACTCGCCAGTTTGAGCACGCGGATGTAGGAGTTGAGGTCGTACGGAACGTCCATAGCGGGCCGTACCCGCTGGCGGCTTTTCTATATTTTGGTGTCGGCCGCTCGCGACCCCGATCAGTCGACGTAGTCGATGTCCTCGCCGAGTTGCTGGGAGGCCCGTTCCTGCTGGGCCTCGCCCTGGCCGTAGATCTGGGGGCTCTCGACCCCGGTGACGACGATCATCGTCTCCATCTTCCCGTCGAACTCGTTGTTGACCGACGCGCCCCAGATGATGCGGGCGTCGGGGTCGATCCGGTCGTAGATCTCCTCGACGACGCCCTCGGCCTCCTCGATGGACATGTCGGGGCCGCCGACGACGTTGACCAGCGCGGAGTTGGCGCCGTCGAACTCCACGTCCAAGAGCGGCGAGCGCAACGCCGATCTGATGGAGTCCTGGGCCTTGTTCTCCGAGTCGGACTCTCCGAGCCCGATCATGGCGACGCCGCCGTTCTCCATGATGGTCCGCACGTCGGCGAAGTCGACGTTGACCAGGCCGGGCTTGGTGATGAGTTCGGTCATCCCCTTCACCGAGCGCATCAGCACGCGGTCACAGATCTTGAACGCGTCCTGGAGGGGCATGCTGGGGGCGTAGTCCAGCAGGCGGTCGTTCGGGACGACGATCACGGTGTCCGAGACCGACCGCAGGCGTTCCAGGCCGGCGTCCGCGTTGGCCCGCCGGCGCTCGCCCTCCGCGGTGAACGGGATGGTGACGATAGCGATGGTGAGTGCGCCCGCCTCCTGGGCCGTCTGTGCGACGACGGGAGCCGCGCCCGTCCCGGTACCGCCGCCCAGCCCGGCGGTGACGAACACCATGTCGGAGCCGTCGATCGACTGTTGGATGTCCTCGATGTTCTCCTGTGCGGCCTCCTCGCCGATCTTCGGGACCGACCCCGCACCGCGACCACCGGTGCGTTTCTTCCCGATGAGGATCTTCGTGTCGGCCTCGACCTCGTCGGCGAGGTGCTGGGCGTCCGTGTTGGCGGCGACGAGTTTCGCCCCGTGGATGCCCTCCTCGGTCATCCGCGTGACCGTGTTCCCGCCGGCACCGCCACAGCCGACGACCGTGATCTTCGTCTCCAGATCCTTGACGACCGACGCCAGCTCCTCGTCGGTCATCTGTCCGGCTGTCGACATCTCTTCGGTTGACCCTGCTTGCCCGTCCGTCGCCTCCGACGCCGGCGAGGACCCCTCCTCTTCGGCCTCGTCGATGGCGTCGTCGATAATCGAGTCCATATTTAAATCCCCGTTACAAGCGAACTGTCTTATTCTTTCCCCCTGTGTCGGACGCGCGGCAGACGCCGCCGACGGGTCGTTTCAGCTGGACATCACAGTTCGAAGCGCCGAATCCGCTCGCGTTGGAACCGCTCCGGAGTGATTCGCTCGCCGTCTACCTCCACTGGCTCCCCTGCTGCGAGCCGACCGAACTTCGGTCCTTCGGGGACACCCGCGGTCTCGGCCAGCGACGGATCGAACGCCGTCTCGCGGGCGACCAGCTCGTCACCGTCCCGCGTGACGCTGTCGTATTTCCGCTCCAGGATGTCCCGCAGTGCGTCGACGAGCGGCCCGCGGCCGGCCGCGGCCGGCACGGCGAACGGCCCGGTGACGACGGTCCCGTTCTGCTCAGTCACGAACGCGAGCGCGGTGCGCTCGACCTGCCGTCTGGTCGCCTCGTCGTCGATCCCGCTGACTTCTGTCAGCAGGTCCGACGGGAGGTCCACGACCGACCACTCCTCGGCCTCGCTCGCCCGGTCGCCGAATCGCAGGCCGTCCCCGACCGTCGTCAGGTCGGCCTCCAGCGCCGCGACCCGGTCCAGGGGAACCCCAGTGGTCTCGCGGACGAACGTCTCCTCGACGACACGGACGCCCAGCGTTTCGAGGTCGGCCGCGATCGTCGGTCGGTCGCCCTCGAACAGCGCGAAGTCGGCGCCGCTCGCTTCGACTGCGCGCTGGAGGACGGTCCGTCGCTGCTCGTCGGTCTCGGCCCACTCCTCCAGGTCGTCCAGACACCAGTCGGCGGCGACGTGGCCGACCGCCCAGTCGGTCTCCCGGACGACCCGCTCGAACCGGGGTGCGTAGTGGCCGCCGCCGATCCCGAGGAGCTGTCGTCGGCTCCCGTCCTCGCGCGGCGTGTCGGGCGCGACGCCGTCGAGGTCGAGGATCGCCCGGGCGACCGCTTCGGCCGCGTCGGGATCGCGCCACTGTGGCGCTGCACTGCCGACCTCGACGAACATCGACGGGACGCCCACGTCGGTCGGTCCGTGGTGGGTACACTCCATCCCGACCTCGTAGCCATCGGGTGCGTGCTCGGTCAGTGACTCGACGACCCGCCGGTGAGCGTTCGGACAGGCACGGGCGAACGATCCGTCGGCGCCGCCGAACTCGGCAGCGCCGAAGTTACCGGTGTGGTGTGCCGTCAGGAGTTCGTCGGTCTCACCGGCGTGACGCGAGGCGAACACGAGCAGGTCCGGGTCGTCGAACGCGGCCGCGACCCCGTCCAGATCCAGGTGGAGGGCGTCGAACTCGCGGAGTTCGATGCCGTCGGTCCGATAGACCGTCCCGCCACCGTCGGCGTCGGCGCGGCTGTCGTCGGTCGATTCGGTCCAGTCGGCCAGTTCGAGCAGGCGCTGGCCGACGTGTTCGGAGGCTTCGTCCGCTCTGGAGACGACGATCGCGAGCATCAGTCCGCGTTGTTCATGTGGACCGGGTCCCGGCCGACGGCGGTCCGCACGGCGTCGCCGGCCAGCCCGAGGAGGTACGTGAGCGCCTGCCAGCGCAGCGCGAACAGCACGGTCCCGGCAGCGATGTACACCCCAGTGTACGCCAGCAGCAGTTCGTAGCTGTCGATCGGCAGGACGACGTACTCACGGATCAGTGCGAACTCGATCAAGACCTGCGAGATAAAGAGGACGAAGAGAGCAAGCGCCTCCCGGAGGCTGATCGTGAAGTTACACAGGAGCGCCAGCGCGAAGAACGACTGGCCAGCCGTAATCCAGATCTCGGCGGACTGTCGCGCGTCGAACGGGAGCGTCCCGTAGCTGCCCAGCGCGATGGAGTAGATGACCGCGATGGTCCCGATCAGCAGCGTCCACTGGTTGAGCTTCGAGGAGATGAGGGCGTTGAATCCCGCCGTCGAGCGGGCCTTGTTGACGAGGACGGCGACGACGATCAGTTCCGGGGACTCGCTGGCCAGTGGCGCGATCCACTGGATCATGAAAAAGGAGGGGATCCCCACGTCGAGTCCGATCTGTTCGAGGCCGTGGGCGAACGGTTCGACGGCGGTGAAGATCATCAGCCCGGAGTACCCGAACAGCCCGAGGACGACCAGCGGCCGCCACGGGAGCGACCACTGCTGGAAGTACTTCGGGACGCCGACGGTGTGGTCGGACTGCTCGATGTCCGATTTCAGCACCAGCCCGATGTACGCGACGTAGAGTCCGACCAGAAAGAGCGTGTCCAGTCCGCCGATCCCGCCGCCCAGCGGGACCAGGAAGGCCCACGCGGTCGCCAGCAGCAGGAAGCTGATCTCGGTGGCGATGTCGGTGTCCAGTTCGACGGCGTCGTTCAGGAACCCGTCGCGGTGCATCACCGCCGGATCGCGTGTCTGTGTCGCCCGCCAGACGGTAAAGAGCGCGATGCCGGACCAGCCGAGCCCGATCAGGATGCGGTTGGCGCCGGTCATGTTCGCGATCGCCAGGTTGGCGTCGTGACAGGCCCGTGCGAGTTCCGTCTGGCCGGCCTCGATCGCCGCCGCCGAGAGTTCGCCACACTTCGCGGCCGTCGCCCCGCCGGCCCCGGCGTTCCAGGCGAACAGGGCGTCGACGGCGTACTCGGGAGCGACCGCCAGCACGGCGAGGACGGCGATGGCGAACGCTCGGGGCACGTCTTTCTCCGCGGTCTCGGCACCCCAGGCCAGCAGGAACGAGGCGCCGAGGATCGCAAGCCCCGAGACGGCGACCTCCGCGACCGTCCCCGGATGGACGCCCAGCAGCGCGACGGCGACCCAGCCGACTGTCAGCGCGACCGCGAAGGCGACCATGACCAGGGGATGACGGAGACGACTCACTACCTGAGTCCAGCACAGGTCGTCGTGAAAAGGTTGCGAATCGGGCCGGCCGAGAGCGTGGCGTTCATGGCCGGTGGGGCCGCTGGGTGTACGTATGGACGTGTACGCGCTCATCGGGAATCCCGTGGGTCACTCGCTGTCGCCGCCGATGCACGAGGCGGGCTACGACGCGCTCGGGCTCGACGCGAAGTACGTCACCTTCGAACCAGCGGCCGACGACGGCGCGGCTGCCGTAGCGGCGGCCGATACGCTCGGCCTGGACGGGCTCAACGTCACCATCCCGTTCAAGCAGGACGTGCTCGGCGCCGTCGAGCCGACGCCGCTGGCCGAGCGGATCGGCGCGGTCAACACCGTCGACTTCGGCGGGGAGACACCGACCGGCCACAACACGGACGCCGTCGGGGCCGTCCGTGCGCTGGACCACCACGACGTGTCGCGCTCCGGGACCGCAGTCGTCGTCGGCGCCGGCGGGGCCGGCCGAGCGGTCGCGTTCGGCTGGCGGACGAGGGGATGACGGTTCGGATCGCCAACCGGACCGAGGCCCGCGCTCACGAGCTGGCCGAGGCCGTTCCGGGGGCGAGCGGGCACGGGCTGGGCGACCTGAACGGGCTGCTGGCCGACGCCGACGTGCTCGTCAACGCCACGAGCGTCGGGATGGACGAGGACGAGACGCCGGTGCCCGCCGACGCGCTCCACGGCGACCTCGCGGTGCTCGACGCGGTGTACTCGCCGATCGAGACACGGCTGCTCCGGGACGCGGCCGCGGCGGGCGCGACGACCGTCGACGGCGCCTGGATGCTGCTGTATCAGGGTGTCGAGGCGTTCGAACTCTGGACCGGACGGGACGCCCCCGTCACCGCCATGAACGAGGCGCTACGGGCGGGCCTGGCCTCGGACGGTCCAGCAAGAGATTAGTGTCGGGCTGTGATAGAGGACGGTATGGGTCTGCTCCAGAAACTGAAATCCGCCCTCGGACTCGACGGGGCCGAGTCGGCCACGGGAGCCAGTGGGTCCGGTGATGTCGACGTGACCGTCGAACGGGAACCCGCGACGGAGTCCGAAGACGCCGTCAAAGGGACCGAGACGGCGGCGTCGGGCACCGACGTGGATCAGGGGGCCGAGACGGCCGCCGAGTCAGCCGAGTCCGAGGACGCTGCCGCGGAGCCCGAGGGCTCCGGCGACGACGTGACCGCGATCAAAGGTATCGGCCCCGCCTACGCCGACCGACTCTCGGGTATCGGCATCGAGACGGTGGGCGAACTGGCAGTCGCCGACGCCGACGACATCGCCGCACAGACGGATCTCTCGGAGAGCCGCGTCTCGGGGTGGATCGAGCGCGCGAGAGAGTACTGATCGGACAACCGCAAGCGAATTAGTCGCGCCGCTGTTCTCTACTGCTAATGCGAACGGTCGAAACCGACCGCGAGACGTTCGAGCGGGTCGCCAGCGGCGCGCCCGCTGACGCTCGCGTGCCGGTCGAGGTCCGCGTCACCGTCGAGGACCCCTTTATCGCCTACAGGCGCGCCCGCGAGGAAGTCGGCGGCGTCTACCTGGCGACGACCGGGGGCCAGTCGGGCTGGGGGTACTTCGCGACGGCGCCGGCAGAGTTCACCGAAGTCGGCCCAGACACCGGCGAGAGCCTTGACGCGCTCGCGGCCGTCCTCGACGGCGAGTCGCTGGCGCGGGGGCCGTGTGACGTGCCCTACCCGTGTGGCGCGGTCGGCTGGCTCTCCTACGACATCGTCCGGGAACTGGAGACACTCCCCGACTCAGCGGTCGCCGACCGCGCGCTGCCACGACTCCAACTGGCGACCTACGACCGGGTCGCCGCCTGGGAGGAACCACGCGGCGACGGCCCGGTCGAACTCCGAGTGACGGCCTGTCCCCGGCTGGCCGACCACGAGAGCGCCGAGGCGGCCTACGAGTTCGGCAAGCAACACGCACTGGAACTGGCCCGCCAGGCCGGCGAGGGCGACCCCGAAGTCGGGGACCCACCGGTCGCGGCCGACGAGGCGCGCTTCGAGAGCGACTGCACTCGCGAGTCGTTCGCCGAGCGCGTCCGGACGGTCAAACGGTACATCCGCGAGGGCGACACCTTCCAGGCGAACGTCTCCCAGCGACTGAGCGCGCCGGCCGCCGTCCACCCGGTCGAGGCCTTCGACGCGCTCCGGAGCGTGAACCCGGCCCCGTACTCGGCGCTCGTGGAGTTTCCCGGCGTCGACCTGGTGAGCGCGAGTCCGGAACTGCTCTTGAGTCGGGACGGCGACCGCCTCGTCACCGAACCCATCGCCGGGACCCGCCCGCGTGGAGCCACGGACGCCGAAGACGATCGGCTGGAGCGGGACCTCCTGGCCGACGAGAAAGAGCGCGCCGAACACGCGATGCTCGTCGACCTGGAGCGCAACGACCTCGGGAAGGTGAGCCAGTTCGGCTCGGTCGAGGTGACCGACTACCGCCGGGTCGACCGCTACTCGGAGGTGATGCACCTCGTCTCGGTCGTCGAAGGACGGCTCCGCGGGCGCGCCTCGCTCCGGGACGCCGTGGCCGCCGTGTTCCCCGGCGGGACCATCACCGGCGCACCCAAGCCACGGACGATGGAGATCATCGACGAGGTCGAGTCGAGTCGGCGCGGCCCCTACACCGGCTCGATCGGCCTCTTCGGGTTCGACGGCCGGGCGACGCTGAACATCGTCATCCGGACGCTGGTCCGCTACGGCGAGGAGTACCATCTCCGTGTGGGCGCGGGCATCGTCCACGATTCGGACCCCGACAGCGAGTACGAGGAGACCCTGGACAAGGGCCGTGCCCTCGTGACCGCGGTCGACGAGGCACTGGGCGCCAGAGCGGATCTCTCGGTGGAGGGACAGCGATGACGGCCGGGACGGCGCCGACAGTGCTGGTGGTGGACAACTACGATTCCTTCGCCTACAACCTCGTCCAGTACGTCGGCGAGGTCGTCCTGCGGCTGGGCGGTACCGAGGACGACGTGCTCGTGCGGCGAAACGACGCCGTCGACGTGGCAGACATCCGCGCGCTGGACCCCGACGGCATCGTCGTCTCGCCGGGGCCCGGGACACCCCAGGAAGCCGGCGTCTCGATGCCGGTCTTCGCCGAGTTGTCGTATCCGACGCTGGGGGTCTGTCTGGGCCACCAGGCGCTGTGTGCCGCGAGCGGCGCGCCGGTCGGTCACGCCGAGTCGGTCGTCCACGGCAAGTCCTCGTCGATCACCCACGACGGCGCGGGCGTCTTCGAGGGCGTTCCGGACGGCGTCCAGGTCGGGCGCTACCACTCGCTGGCGGTCGAGCGCGACGAGCTACCGGACGTGCTGGAGGAGACGGCCTACACCGACGACGAGGCCGGCATCGTGATGGGCGTGCGCCACCGCGAACAGCCACACGTCGGGGTGCAGTTCCACCCCGAGAGCATCCTCACGGACCACGGGAAGACGATGGTCGAGAACTTCTGTCTCACATGCAGTATCACGTAGACGGCCGGCTGGTCCCGGCCGACGAGGCGACGGTATCGGTGCGCGACCGCGGGTTCATGTACGGCGACGCCGCCTTCGAGACGCTGCGGGTCTACGGCGGCGACCCGTTCGAGTGGGCGGCCCACCGCGAGCGCCTCCAGCGCACCGCCGAGACGCTGGGCTTCGGGGCGGCCGTGCCCGACGACCTCCGGGAGCGGGTCGACGAGACGCTCGCCGCCAACGACCTCGAAGAGGCCTACGTCAAACTCTCGGTCACCCGTGGGGTCCAGCCCGGGAAGCTCACGCCGGACCCCGACGTGGACCCGACGGTGGTCGTCATCTGTTCGGCACTGCCGCCGGGTGGCCGGGACAGCGAGCCGGTCTGGGACGGCCCGGCCGACCTCCAGACCGTCCGGACTCGGCGGATCCCCAGCGAGTCCCTGCCCGCCGATACCAAGACCCACAACTACCTCAACGGCATCCTCGCCCGTCTTGAACTCCAGCGGGCGGCCCCCGACGGCGACGCCGCCGACGAGGCACTCGTGCGGGACATCGACGGGACCGTCGTCGAGGGCGCGACGAGCAACCTCTTTTTCGTCGCCGACGACGCGCTCCGGACCCCCAGCGCGGACCTAGACTTGCTCCCGGGAGTCACCCGCGGCGTCGTCGTCGAGCTAGCCCGCGAGGAAGGGTTCCCCGTCGAGGAAGGGAGCTACACGCTCGACGACGTGCGCGACGCCGACGAGGCGTTCCTGACGAACTCGACGTGGGAGGTCCGCCCGGTCGGAACCGTCGACGGGATCGACGTGGGGACCGGCCCGATGACGAAGCTCCTCCGGCGGCTCTACGCCGAGCGCGTCGAGCGCGACCAGTACTGAGACTCCGGCGGGCGGCCACTGGAACAGAGAGCAAAGCCCCGGCGGCCGATGAGTCCCGACCAGTACTGCGGGGACCGGGGCGTTGAAAACGGTGTCCTCCCTACAGTGTGCAACGATGGACGAGGACAGCCGTATCGCGGCCGTCGACGAGGTGCCCGAAGACGGGAGTTTCCTCTTTACCGTCCGCGACGGGTTCGACACCGGGGAGGCGATTCTGCTCCGGTTCGACGACGGGGTCGTCGCCTTCGAGAACTACTGTCCCCACTGGCGGGACGTTCGACTGGACAAGGGCAGCGGCGCGACCTGTCGCGACGGCGAACTGGTGTGTGAGAAACACGGCGCGACGTTCGAATCGGACACTGGCCACTGTACGTACGGTCCCTGTGAAGGGGCCGTCCTGGAAGAAGTCGACGTGACGACTGCCGACGGCACCGTCTACCTGACCGACGACCGCTACGAGTTCGAGAACCGGGGCTCGTCGGGCGACCGCGATCTGTCTTCTCGCGGTCGGATCGGTTTCTCGGGTCAGTGACCCCGGGTCGGGGGTGTCCCGCTACCCGATCCGGTAGGCCGGTTCGCTGACGCTCTCGCACTTGCACTCGGGACACCGACTGGGCCGGTTGGTCAGGTCGTCGAAGTCGCTGAACCCGCACTCCTCGCACTCGGGCGGGGCGACGAGCAACTGTTCGTCGGTCGGTTCCAGGGACTTCGCGATGTGTTCGACGTGGGTGAGCGCGTCGCTCGTCTGTATCTCGAACGCGGTCGCGATCGCGCCCGCAGCCATCGCGTCCTCGCGTAATCGGTCGGCGATGCGCTGGCGCGTCGTCCGACTTGCCTCGCGCATGGGTTGAGTTGGCGCGATTCGGTTATAGGTTTTGTTGCACTCAGTCGTCGGCCGCTGCCTCTCCCCTCGGTCCGCGCCCCGGCGGCGTGGCCCTCGTGGGAGACAGCCGTCGCGAGCAACTCGGGCGAGACCGCGGGCACGTCGTCCGCCCCGACCGGCCCCTCGGCCTCGATGTCGGCCAGCGACCGCGGGAACCGCCGGAGGTCCTTGTGGATCGCGATGCCGGCGTCGGCGCCCTCGCCCATCGCGACCGGGATCTGGTTGTGGCCGGGCGTGAGGTCGCCGACGGCGTAGACCCCCCTCGACGGAGGTCTCCCCGTCACCGTCGACCGCGACGGTGTCGTCGTCGTTGCGCTCGACCCCCAGCGCGTCGGCCAGTTCGGCGTGGTAGTCCGAGCCGTACATCGGGAAGCCGCCGCGGTACGCCCGGACGGTGCCGTCGGCGAACTCGAACGACTCCAGCCAGCCCGAGTCGTCTTTGGTCATCCCGACGATATCGTCCTCGATCACGTCGACCGGGTGAGCCGCGAGCTGTTCTGCGGTCTCCTCGCTCCACTCGGGGTCGTCACCGCGGGTCAGCAGGTCCACCTCGTCGGTGTAGTTGAGCATGATCATCGCCACCGCGGCCGCGGACTCGCCGGTCCCCATCACGAACACCGGCTCGTCGACGAACATGAACGCGTCACAGTGGAGACACCAGTGGAGGCCACGCCCGGTCCGGGGCAACGGAGGGTCGGGCCGCTCGTCGGAGAACCCGGTCGCGAGGACCACTCGGCGCGCGAGCAGGGGTCCGTCGTCGGTGGTGAGTTCGAACCCGCCGTCGAGCGGTTCGGCGTCCTCGACGAACCCCTGGCGGTAGTCGGCGCCGTAGTCCTGGACCTGTTCCCGGGCGGTCTGGAGGAATTCGTTGCCCGAGACATCCTCGGTGACGCCGATGACGTTGTGCGTGTCGGTCATCATCGCGGCCCGGCCGCCACCGCGGTTGACGACCACGGTGTCGAGCCCGAGCCGCGTCGTGTACAGGGCGGCGGTCAGCCCCGCGGGGCCGCCGCCGACCACTGCAACGTCGTACTCGAACTGCTCGTTGGTGTGCATTCGACCGCCCTAGGCACCAGACGACCAAAAGCGTGCCACCGTTCAGCCGAAGTTCTCGACTTTCGCGCCGTCGGCGTCGACGCCGGCCGCCTCCAGAG from Haloarcula pelagica carries:
- the pabB gene encoding aminodeoxychorismate synthase, component I — protein: MRTVETDRETFERVASGAPADARVPVEVRVTVEDPFIAYRRAREEVGGVYLATTGGQSGWGYFATAPAEFTEVGPDTGESLDALAAVLDGESLARGPCDVPYPCGAVGWLSYDIVRELETLPDSAVADRALPRLQLATYDRVAAWEEPRGDGPVELRVTACPRLADHESAEAAYEFGKQHALELARQAGEGDPEVGDPPVAADEARFESDCTRESFAERVRTVKRYIREGDTFQANVSQRLSAPAAVHPVEAFDALRSVNPAPYSALVEFPGVDLVSASPELLLSRDGDRLVTEPIAGTRPRGATDAEDDRLERDLLADEKERAEHAMLVDLERNDLGKVSQFGSVEVTDYRRVDRYSEVMHLVSVVEGRLRGRASLRDAVAAVFPGGTITGAPKPRTMEIIDEVESSRRGPYTGSIGLFGFDGRATLNIVIRTLVRYGEEYHLRVGAGIVHDSDPDSEYEETLDKGRALVTAVDEALGARADLSVEGQR
- a CDS encoding helix-hairpin-helix domain-containing protein; the protein is MGLLQKLKSALGLDGAESATGASGSGDVDVTVEREPATESEDAVKGTETAASGTDVDQGAETAAESAESEDAAAEPEGSGDDVTAIKGIGPAYADRLSGIGIETVGELAVADADDIAAQTDLSESRVSGWIERAREY
- a CDS encoding anthranilate synthase component II produces the protein MTAGTAPTVLVVDNYDSFAYNLVQYVGEVVLRLGGTEDDVLVRRNDAVDVADIRALDPDGIVVSPGPGTPQEAGVSMPVFAELSYPTLGVCLGHQALCAASGAPVGHAESVVHGKSSSITHDGAGVFEGVPDGVQVGRYHSLAVERDELPDVLEETAYTDDEAGIVMGVRHREQPHVGVQFHPESILTDHGKTMVENFCLTCSIT
- a CDS encoding sodium:calcium antiporter, giving the protein MVAFAVALTVGWVAVALLGVHPGTVAEVAVSGLAILGASFLLAWGAETAEKDVPRAFAIAVLAVLAVAPEYAVDALFAWNAGAGGATAAKCGELSAAAIEAGQTELARACHDANLAIANMTGANRILIGLGWSGIALFTVWRATQTRDPAVMHRDGFLNDAVELDTDIATEISFLLLATAWAFLVPLGGGIGGLDTLFLVGLYVAYIGLVLKSDIEQSDHTVGVPKYFQQWSLPWRPLVVLGLFGYSGLMIFTAVEPFAHGLEQIGLDVGIPSFFMIQWIAPLASESPELIVVAVLVNKARSTAGFNALISSKLNQWTLLIGTIAVIYSIALGSYGTLPFDARQSAEIWITAGQSFFALALLCNFTISLREALALFVLFISQVLIEFALIREYVVLPIDSYELLLAYTGVYIAAGTVLFALRWQALTYLLGLAGDAVRTAVGRDPVHMNNAD
- a CDS encoding Rieske (2Fe-2S) protein produces the protein MDEDSRIAAVDEVPEDGSFLFTVRDGFDTGEAILLRFDDGVVAFENYCPHWRDVRLDKGSGATCRDGELVCEKHGATFESDTGHCTYGPCEGAVLEEVDVTTADGTVYLTDDRYEFENRGSSGDRDLSSRGRIGFSGQ
- a CDS encoding aminotransferase class IV, which codes for MQYHVDGRLVPADEATVSVRDRGFMYGDAAFETLRVYGGDPFEWAAHRERLQRTAETLGFGAAVPDDLRERVDETLAANDLEEAYVKLSVTRGVQPGKLTPDPDVDPTVVVICSALPPGGRDSEPVWDGPADLQTVRTRRIPSESLPADTKTHNYLNGILARLELQRAAPDGDAADEALVRDIDGTVVEGATSNLFFVADDALRTPSADLDLLPGVTRGVVVELAREEGFPVEEGSYTLDDVRDADEAFLTNSTWEVRPVGTVDGIDVGTGPMTKLLRRLYAERVERDQY